The following are encoded in a window of Pirellulales bacterium genomic DNA:
- a CDS encoding SIMPL domain-containing protein (The SIMPL domain is named for its presence in mouse protein SIMPL (signalling molecule that associates with mouse pelle-like kinase). Bacterial member BP26, from Brucella, was shown to assemble into a channel-like structure, while YggE from E. coli has been associated with resistance to oxidative stress.) — MLRTATCLCVFALLFATPIAFAGNVQVSGEAEIRVQPDEALISTGIEVRAAALDDATTMLEERRARLLEYLQASGIADQDVRTDFVLVEPVYRERNRADVPNDRELLASIVDPIAYNVVQLVRVRVRQVNQFDALIVGVLKNGANRLEGVEFRTTELRKYRDEARQKAIRAAKEKALLLVAELNVKLGDVVAIQEQYSGGWWSWPRYQNQALMQNVTSEAPAASNSTAGQISVTASVHLTFALPGGEPEQDGTAVPQGLRR; from the coding sequence ATGCTGAGGACTGCAACTTGTCTCTGTGTGTTCGCGTTGCTGTTTGCGACCCCGATTGCGTTTGCTGGCAACGTCCAGGTGTCGGGCGAGGCGGAAATCCGCGTGCAGCCCGACGAAGCGCTGATTTCGACCGGCATCGAAGTCCGCGCGGCAGCTCTCGACGACGCGACGACCATGCTCGAAGAGCGTCGCGCCAGGCTGCTCGAATATCTCCAGGCGTCCGGCATTGCCGACCAAGACGTGCGGACCGACTTCGTGCTTGTTGAGCCGGTCTACCGCGAGCGCAACCGGGCAGATGTGCCCAACGATCGAGAACTCCTGGCATCGATCGTCGATCCGATCGCCTACAACGTCGTCCAGCTTGTCCGCGTGCGGGTCCGGCAGGTCAATCAATTCGACGCCCTGATCGTCGGCGTGCTGAAAAACGGTGCCAACCGTCTCGAGGGAGTGGAGTTTCGGACCACGGAGTTGCGCAAATATCGAGATGAAGCGCGACAGAAGGCGATTCGCGCAGCCAAGGAAAAGGCGCTACTGCTCGTCGCGGAACTCAACGTCAAGCTCGGCGACGTCGTCGCGATCCAGGAGCAGTATTCTGGCGGCTGGTGGAGCTGGCCGCGCTATCAGAATCAGGCGCTGATGCAAAACGTGACCTCGGAGGCACCGGCCGCGAGCAACAGCACCGCTGGTCAGATCAGCGTGACCGCCTCGGTACATCTGACATTCGCCTTGCCGGGCGGCGAGCCGGAACAGGACGGAACCGCTGTTCCGCAGGGTCTGCGCCGCTAG
- a CDS encoding cation-translocating P-type ATPase, with protein sequence MPFLFASTTGLQRVTTTAAAPASRQSAEFHIPAMDCPEELALIDRGLRPVGGIETVRADYLNRTLTVDFDGALTTREVLAAKLAAIGFPATVVDLQVLNPSPTAHPLWRRRATIASGLLLLIAAALVPFGEPAVAVSHALAIAAAVVAGIPVARAGWRAIRLGALDMNALMTLAAAGAIALGDYFEAAAAMFLFGVALWLETYSLDRARSAVQSLVAYQTPVAHRRTAHGWEDCPAAEVAVGEEIAVRPGERLPLDGQVVAGTSSVNQAPITGESLPVDVAPGSSVFAGSLNGEGALEIRATREAHDSTLAHISRLVSQARAERSPTARFVDKFARIYTPVVIALAVFVALVPPLAATFIADLAAAPGWSEWLHRGLVLLVIACPCALVISTPVTLVCGLNRSARMGALVKGGEHLERLARLTAMAFDKTGTLTTGEPCVVHLAAVSPCGADEVLRAAAALEQHSEHPLAAAIVREARHRGLPIDAAADMQAFRGLGIAGRVAGASWLVGNRRLLAERGIEIEPAEEATARGAAQAADTSVAAATEVYVCRENRLAGILTLSDVARGDAAPALAELRQLGVRHLALLSGDRAAVVQRLANELGIDEIDAELLPADKVTRVRQLAQTHRDLAMVGDGVNDAPALAAAPVGIALGAQASATALETADVVLMTPRLDKLPELVCLARQMRAILRQNIGFALGVKAAVLALSAAGAGTMWLAVAADVGASLTVIGNGMRLLRQPVKPAPVSPQSCAHDH encoded by the coding sequence ATGCCTTTCTTATTTGCGAGTACGACCGGCTTGCAACGGGTCACAACCACCGCCGCGGCGCCTGCTTCGCGGCAGTCCGCCGAGTTCCACATCCCGGCCATGGACTGCCCGGAGGAGCTGGCATTGATCGATCGCGGCTTGCGTCCGGTCGGCGGCATCGAGACTGTCCGCGCAGATTACCTGAACCGGACGTTGACGGTCGATTTCGACGGCGCACTTACCACCCGCGAGGTGCTGGCTGCGAAACTTGCAGCCATCGGCTTTCCTGCCACGGTCGTGGATCTTCAAGTCTTGAACCCGTCGCCCACCGCGCACCCCCTTTGGCGCCGGCGCGCCACGATCGCCTCGGGGTTGCTGCTGTTGATCGCCGCCGCGTTAGTGCCGTTCGGCGAGCCGGCAGTGGCAGTCAGCCATGCCCTGGCCATCGCCGCAGCCGTCGTCGCTGGCATCCCGGTTGCGCGCGCCGGCTGGCGGGCCATCCGGCTGGGGGCGCTCGACATGAACGCCCTGATGACGCTGGCCGCCGCGGGCGCCATCGCGCTGGGCGACTATTTCGAGGCCGCGGCGGCCATGTTTCTTTTCGGCGTGGCGCTTTGGCTGGAGACCTACAGCCTGGATCGCGCACGTTCGGCGGTCCAGTCACTCGTGGCCTATCAGACTCCGGTGGCGCATCGTCGCACCGCGCATGGCTGGGAGGACTGTCCCGCGGCAGAAGTCGCCGTCGGCGAGGAGATTGCCGTCCGGCCGGGCGAACGGCTGCCGCTCGACGGGCAGGTCGTCGCCGGCACATCGAGCGTCAACCAGGCGCCGATTACCGGCGAATCGCTACCGGTCGATGTCGCGCCGGGAAGCTCCGTGTTTGCCGGCTCGTTGAACGGCGAAGGCGCGCTCGAGATTCGCGCCACGCGCGAGGCCCACGACAGCACGCTCGCACATATTTCGCGGCTCGTTTCGCAAGCGCGCGCCGAACGCTCGCCAACCGCGCGGTTTGTCGACAAGTTCGCGCGCATCTACACGCCGGTGGTGATCGCGTTGGCCGTGTTCGTAGCACTGGTTCCCCCGCTGGCGGCCACGTTCATCGCGGACCTCGCGGCGGCGCCCGGTTGGAGCGAATGGCTGCATCGTGGGCTGGTTCTGCTGGTCATCGCCTGCCCTTGCGCATTGGTCATTTCGACGCCCGTCACGCTGGTCTGCGGCCTGAACCGGTCCGCGCGGATGGGCGCGCTGGTCAAGGGCGGCGAACACCTGGAGCGGCTCGCGCGCTTGACGGCCATGGCTTTCGACAAGACCGGAACACTCACCACCGGCGAGCCGTGCGTCGTACACCTGGCCGCGGTGAGCCCCTGCGGCGCAGACGAGGTGTTGCGCGCCGCAGCCGCGCTCGAGCAGCACAGCGAGCATCCGTTGGCCGCCGCGATTGTGCGCGAAGCCCGTCACCGTGGCTTGCCGATCGATGCGGCCGCAGACATGCAGGCCTTTCGCGGACTGGGGATCGCCGGTCGCGTCGCGGGCGCGTCATGGCTGGTGGGCAATCGCCGGCTCCTGGCCGAGCGTGGCATCGAGATCGAACCCGCCGAAGAAGCCACGGCTCGCGGTGCTGCCCAAGCTGCCGACACCAGCGTCGCTGCAGCCACGGAGGTGTACGTCTGCCGCGAAAACCGTCTGGCAGGCATCCTCACCTTGTCCGACGTGGCGCGCGGCGATGCCGCACCGGCCCTGGCCGAATTGCGGCAACTCGGCGTTCGTCACCTCGCCCTGCTTTCGGGCGATCGCGCCGCAGTGGTGCAACGGCTGGCGAACGAGCTGGGAATCGATGAGATCGACGCCGAGCTGCTGCCCGCCGACAAAGTGACGCGCGTCCGTCAACTGGCCCAGACGCATCGCGACCTGGCGATGGTCGGCGACGGCGTCAACGATGCCCCCGCCCTGGCCGCTGCCCCGGTGGGTATTGCGCTCGGAGCGCAGGCCAGCGCGACGGCGCTCGAAACGGCCGACGTCGTGTTGATGACGCCGAGACTGGATAAGTTGCCCGAACTCGTCTGCCTGGCGCGGCAGATGCGGGCCATTCTGCGGCAAAACATCGGTTTCGCCTTGGGCGTCAAGGCGGCCGTGCTGGCGTTGTCGGCCGCGGGGGCCGGTACGATGTGGCTCGCCGTGGCCGCGGACGTCGGCGCAAGCCTGACGGTGATCGGCAACGGCATGCGCCTGCTCCGGCAGCCCGTCAAGCCGGCGCCGGTGTCGCCGCAGTCCTGCGCGCATGACCATTAG
- a CDS encoding hydrolase: protein MSRDDTALIVIDVQGKLSGLIPGHRRIIWNIRRLIDGARLFGLPVAATEQYPQGLGPTVPELAALVDPAAAKTRFSCGECGELFAGLRERKVYRYLLCGIESHVCVQQTALDLLATGQRVYLAVDAIGARHRIDHDTALLRLEASGATMTTTEAALFEWCEHARDPAFKQLSKLIQEQAPEE, encoded by the coding sequence ATGTCGCGGGATGATACGGCCCTGATCGTGATCGACGTTCAAGGCAAATTGTCTGGATTGATTCCGGGACATCGGCGGATCATCTGGAATATCCGCCGGCTGATTGACGGGGCCCGGCTGTTCGGCCTACCCGTCGCGGCGACCGAACAGTACCCGCAGGGCCTTGGCCCCACGGTGCCCGAACTGGCGGCACTCGTTGATCCGGCCGCCGCAAAGACCCGGTTCAGCTGCGGCGAATGCGGCGAGCTGTTCGCTGGGCTGCGCGAGCGCAAGGTTTATCGCTACCTGCTCTGCGGCATCGAATCGCACGTTTGTGTCCAGCAGACCGCCCTCGACTTGCTCGCCACTGGACAGCGCGTGTACCTGGCAGTCGACGCTATTGGGGCCCGGCATCGCATCGATCACGACACGGCGCTGCTCCGGCTCGAAGCGTCCGGCGCGACCATGACGACCACCGAGGCGGCCTTGTTCGAGTGGTGCGAGCATGCCCGCGATCCGGCGTTCAAACAATTGAGCAAGCTGATCCAGGAGCAGGCTCCGGAGGAATAA
- a CDS encoding DUF1501 domain-containing protein, which yields MLTFTGRGAAQTCDGLTRRDFLQVGALGAVGMSLPNLMAAKAAGAVAPNHDEHSVIMIFNLGAPSQIDCWDMKPDAPAEIRGPFQPVSTNAPAIQISEIFPELAKHADKFSLVRSCYHTAAAVHDTGHQMLQTGRLFTGGINTPHAGCVLAYLRGRRTDLPAHVLLPEPMGRTGGNLPHGQDAGFLGKAHDPFALMADPSKPDFKVPDLLPPQDIGEARLDRRRKMRAIVDETVKNFEASADAKALDSNFEAAYRLMTSPQAREAFDLSKEPQAVRERYGMTRFGQCCLLARRLIEAGVRFVTVNTFLTVFDEISWDIHGSKPFTSIEGMRDIVAPMYDRAYSALLEDLSQRGMLGNTLVCNLQEFGRTPRVNPAGGRDHWPQCWTSQFAGGGVQGGRVVGRSDPIGAVPAERPVQPGEVIATIFNSLGLDLETKLPGPQGRPFPLVDYGIKPIHELF from the coding sequence ATGCTGACGTTCACCGGACGTGGTGCTGCCCAGACCTGCGACGGCCTCACGCGACGCGACTTTCTTCAAGTCGGCGCGTTGGGTGCGGTGGGTATGTCGCTGCCCAACCTGATGGCGGCCAAGGCCGCCGGTGCGGTTGCGCCGAATCATGACGAACACAGCGTGATCATGATCTTCAATCTCGGCGCACCCAGCCAGATCGACTGCTGGGACATGAAGCCCGACGCGCCGGCCGAGATTCGCGGTCCTTTTCAGCCCGTCTCCACGAATGCCCCGGCGATCCAGATCAGCGAGATCTTTCCCGAGCTGGCGAAACATGCCGACAAGTTCTCCTTGGTTCGCAGTTGCTATCACACCGCGGCGGCCGTGCACGATACCGGGCATCAAATGCTCCAGACGGGCCGGCTATTTACCGGCGGGATCAACACGCCGCATGCGGGGTGCGTGTTGGCCTACTTGCGGGGGCGGCGTACCGATTTGCCGGCTCATGTGCTGCTGCCGGAACCGATGGGCCGGACCGGAGGCAACTTGCCCCACGGGCAGGACGCCGGCTTCCTGGGCAAGGCGCACGATCCGTTCGCCTTGATGGCCGATCCCTCGAAGCCCGATTTCAAGGTGCCCGACCTGTTGCCTCCGCAAGACATTGGCGAAGCGCGCCTGGATCGCCGTCGCAAGATGCGAGCCATCGTCGACGAGACCGTCAAGAACTTCGAGGCCAGCGCCGACGCAAAAGCACTCGACAGCAACTTCGAGGCCGCATACCGGTTGATGACGAGCCCGCAGGCGCGCGAAGCGTTCGATCTGTCGAAAGAGCCCCAGGCGGTCCGCGAGCGCTACGGCATGACCCGTTTCGGGCAATGCTGCCTGCTGGCCCGGCGGTTGATCGAGGCAGGCGTGCGTTTCGTGACGGTCAACACCTTCCTGACCGTGTTCGACGAGATTAGCTGGGACATTCACGGCTCCAAGCCGTTCACGTCGATCGAAGGCATGCGCGACATCGTCGCGCCGATGTACGACCGCGCCTACAGTGCGCTCCTGGAAGATCTCAGCCAGCGCGGCATGCTCGGCAATACGCTGGTGTGCAATTTGCAAGAATTCGGCCGTACGCCGCGCGTCAATCCGGCCGGCGGCCGCGATCACTGGCCGCAATGCTGGACCAGCCAGTTCGCCGGTGGCGGCGTGCAAGGTGGCCGGGTGGTCGGGCGGAGCGATCCCATCGGTGCCGTACCCGCCGAGCGCCCCGTGCAGCCGGGTGAAGTGATCGCCACGATCTTTAACAGCCTGGGGCTCGACCTCGAGACCAAACTACCCGGTCCCCAAGGCCGGCCGTTTCCGCTGGTGGACTACGGCATCAAGCCGATCCACGAACTCTTTTAA
- a CDS encoding D-alanine--D-alanine ligase: protein MTTDNLGLSLRVAVLCGGHSAERSVSLASGQAVAKALAAAGHDVRQFDPAATPLDDLPWPSIDVCYLALHGGTGEDGTVQQQLERLGVRYTGSGPAASRLAMSKSASKERFAQHEVPTLPYVLVHRGQRSADILASVAALGYPLIFKPDGQGSSLGVAVATGPQQVASALATAGEFDDFVLVEPYVAGREFTVAVWGRQALPVLEIIAPEGLFDYNAKYESAQTRYCFDHRLPSKLVERLERAAIAAAAALDTSGMVRVDVMLDRFECLWVLEVNTSPGMTDHSLVPKAAARWGLSFTGLCDRLVRETAAAGVSP from the coding sequence ATGACGACCGACAATCTAGGCCTTTCGCTGCGGGTTGCCGTCCTCTGCGGCGGCCATTCGGCCGAGCGCTCCGTCAGTCTGGCCAGCGGCCAGGCCGTGGCCAAGGCGCTCGCCGCGGCGGGACACGACGTCCGCCAGTTCGACCCGGCCGCGACACCGCTCGATGACCTGCCGTGGCCGTCGATCGATGTCTGCTACCTCGCCTTGCATGGCGGCACGGGTGAGGATGGCACTGTGCAGCAGCAGCTCGAGCGTCTCGGCGTGCGCTACACTGGCAGCGGCCCTGCGGCCTCGCGCTTGGCCATGAGCAAATCGGCGAGCAAGGAGCGATTTGCCCAGCACGAGGTGCCGACGCTGCCCTATGTGCTGGTTCATCGCGGCCAGCGCTCGGCCGATATCCTCGCGAGCGTCGCCGCGCTCGGCTATCCGTTGATCTTCAAACCCGATGGACAAGGTTCGAGCCTGGGCGTGGCCGTGGCCACCGGGCCGCAACAAGTCGCCTCGGCGCTCGCCACGGCAGGCGAATTCGACGACTTCGTACTCGTCGAACCGTACGTCGCCGGTCGCGAGTTCACCGTCGCCGTTTGGGGCCGGCAGGCCCTGCCCGTGCTCGAGATCATCGCCCCCGAGGGACTGTTCGATTACAACGCGAAGTACGAATCGGCACAGACGCGCTACTGCTTCGATCACAGACTGCCGAGCAAGCTGGTCGAGCGCCTTGAGCGTGCCGCCATCGCCGCTGCCGCCGCGCTCGACACAAGCGGAATGGTGCGGGTCGACGTCATGCTGGATCGGTTCGAATGCCTGTGGGTGCTCGAGGTGAATACCTCGCCCGGTATGACCGATCACAGCCTGGTGCCGAAGGCGGCGGCCCGCTGGGGGCTCAGTTTTACCGGGCTTTGCGACCGGTTGGTGCGCGAGACTGCCGCCGCGGGTGTTTCCCCATGA
- a CDS encoding serine/threonine protein kinase, protein MSISGTNAASETFDDRTLEELPVAALDTPEPTVAPVELVHGPPRELADETQEVLLQRLRVGSLVMFSGFLFYTLRAAYFLPSADAPRIGESNAVTTYRAAATVVLAICAAYLWSPIRLSLVTLRFLELGVFGASTGICVLIESQLISQALHPEHPAVVQSAVAASIVMWFALALIYGVFIPNTWWRAAIVLGVILAIPFVMMLVASVNSREFGRVALIDSLLPASGVMLVGYATAVYSSYTMGRLRREVFVARQLGQYRLGQLLGSGGMGEVYLAEHQMLKRPCAIKTIRAARANDARALARFEREVRATAQLSHWNIVEIFDYGCSEDGTFFYVMEYLPGLSLQQIVEQQGAVQPARAVHLIRQICQGLAEAHRLGLVHRDIKPSNIIATARGGAYDVAKLLDFGLAATAAEVAPNGRPGQVAGSPHYMAPEVIRGAIPDIRSDLYSLGGVLYFLLAGRPAYRGTDPVAVMRAQVEDPLPALESVCPQVPADLAAVVRRCLAKDPRERYADARELDLALATCQCATGWTQELAVRWWVARGRRPDGSLATPPLDG, encoded by the coding sequence ATGAGTATCTCGGGGACGAACGCGGCGAGCGAAACATTCGACGACCGCACGCTCGAAGAGCTGCCGGTCGCGGCGCTCGACACCCCCGAGCCGACGGTGGCGCCGGTTGAGCTGGTCCACGGTCCGCCGCGCGAACTGGCCGACGAGACGCAGGAGGTGCTGTTGCAGCGCCTGCGCGTTGGCTCGCTTGTGATGTTCAGCGGTTTCTTGTTTTACACGCTGCGCGCGGCCTATTTCTTGCCCTCGGCTGACGCACCGCGAATCGGCGAGAGCAACGCCGTGACGACCTATCGCGCAGCCGCCACGGTCGTGCTGGCGATTTGCGCAGCCTACCTGTGGAGTCCGATCCGCTTGTCGCTGGTCACGCTGCGGTTCCTCGAACTGGGCGTATTCGGGGCTTCGACGGGCATTTGCGTGTTGATCGAGTCGCAGTTGATCAGCCAGGCCCTGCACCCGGAGCACCCGGCGGTCGTCCAATCGGCGGTGGCGGCGAGCATCGTGATGTGGTTTGCGTTGGCACTAATCTACGGGGTGTTCATCCCCAACACCTGGTGGCGCGCGGCGATCGTCTTGGGCGTGATCCTGGCGATCCCGTTCGTGATGATGCTCGTGGCGAGCGTGAATAGTCGGGAATTTGGGCGCGTGGCGCTGATCGATTCGTTGTTGCCGGCCAGCGGTGTCATGCTCGTCGGCTATGCAACGGCCGTTTACAGTTCGTACACGATGGGCCGGCTGCGCCGCGAGGTGTTCGTCGCCCGCCAATTGGGGCAGTACCGCCTGGGCCAGCTGCTCGGCAGTGGCGGCATGGGCGAGGTCTATCTCGCGGAGCACCAGATGCTCAAGCGCCCCTGCGCGATCAAGACGATTCGTGCGGCCCGCGCGAACGACGCGCGCGCCCTGGCGCGCTTCGAGCGCGAAGTTCGCGCCACGGCCCAATTGAGCCATTGGAACATCGTCGAAATCTTCGATTACGGTTGTAGCGAGGACGGAACGTTCTTCTACGTGATGGAATACCTGCCCGGCCTGAGCCTGCAGCAGATCGTCGAGCAGCAAGGAGCCGTCCAGCCGGCCCGGGCCGTGCATCTGATCCGGCAGATCTGCCAGGGCCTGGCCGAGGCCCATCGCTTGGGGCTCGTCCATCGCGATATCAAGCCGAGCAATATCATCGCCACGGCGCGTGGCGGAGCGTACGACGTGGCCAAGCTGCTCGACTTCGGGCTCGCGGCGACCGCGGCAGAGGTTGCCCCGAACGGTCGACCGGGCCAGGTCGCCGGCTCGCCGCACTACATGGCCCCGGAGGTGATTCGCGGAGCGATCCCCGACATACGGTCCGACCTCTACAGCCTGGGGGGCGTGCTCTATTTCCTGCTCGCCGGACGGCCGGCTTACCGCGGCACGGACCCCGTGGCCGTGATGCGAGCACAGGTCGAGGATCCCTTACCGGCACTCGAGTCGGTGTGCCCTCAGGTTCCGGCCGATCTCGCGGCAGTCGTGCGGCGCTGCCTGGCGAAAGACCCGCGCGAGCGCTACGCGGATGCCCGCGAATTGGATCTGGCCCTGGCCACATGCCAGTGTGCCACCGGTTGGACGCAAGAACTGGCCGTACGCTGGTGGGTGGCCCGGGGGCGGCGTCCGGACGGTTCGCTGGCGACCCCGCCCTTGGACGGTTGA
- the hslV gene encoding ATP-dependent protease subunit HslV, whose protein sequence is MRTRATTILTVRHQGQVALGGDGQVTLGQSIVKADANKIRRLADNKVLTGFAGSSADAFALLERFEARLKDFPGNVPRAATELAKDWRTDRVLRRLEALLLVVDARHTLLVTGTGDVIQPTDGILGIGSGGNYAMAAARALVAHAPMAADEIVRASLEIAAGIDIYTNTNIAVEVLPCAS, encoded by the coding sequence ATGCGCACCCGAGCGACGACGATTCTCACGGTTCGACACCAGGGCCAGGTCGCTTTGGGCGGCGACGGCCAGGTCACGCTCGGCCAGTCAATCGTCAAGGCCGACGCCAACAAGATTCGCCGGCTGGCCGATAACAAGGTGCTCACCGGATTTGCCGGCAGCAGCGCCGATGCCTTTGCGCTGTTGGAACGATTCGAGGCCCGGCTCAAGGACTTTCCCGGAAACGTGCCGCGGGCGGCCACGGAGTTGGCCAAGGATTGGCGGACCGATCGAGTCTTGCGCCGCTTGGAGGCGCTCTTGCTGGTGGTCGATGCTCGGCACACGCTGCTGGTCACAGGCACGGGGGACGTGATCCAGCCCACCGACGGAATTCTCGGGATCGGCTCGGGCGGCAACTATGCCATGGCCGCCGCGCGGGCCCTGGTGGCGCATGCGCCCATGGCAGCGGACGAAATCGTGCGCGCGTCGCTCGAAATTGCCGCGGGTATCGACATCTACACGAATACGAACATCGCGGTCGAGGTGTTGCCGTGCGCGAGCTGA